Genomic DNA from Carnobacteriaceae bacterium zg-C25:
GCATTTAGTGTAACGGGTGCGTATTTTGTTGTGGTGTTTACAAGTTTGATTGCATTGGCAATTTTATATGGGAAACCCATCTCATTTTACAGCAAAAAGATTAAGCAATTTTCAAGATGGGTGAAAACAAAACATGCCGAGCAGAAAACACAACAGCCTAAAGTTGTAAAACCGATTAAAACAGAACTGTCGCAAACAAGTCCTGTCGTATCAAGAGAAGAGATACTAGAAGTTGAGCCAGAGAGTTCATCGTTTGTGATCAATGGCATGCAAATGGAAGAGTTTGAGAAACAGTTTACTGTTGAACAAGAAGTAGAGCCGGTAGAAAATGAAGGCGTTGAAGATGAGAGTGATGCGTTAGATACGGTAACTTTTAGTGGACCTGTTGAAAATGAAGATTATCAATTGCCACCGTTACATTTATTAAATGATGTTAAAGCGCAAGATCAATCTAGTGAATATGAAATCATCAAGAAAAACAGTCGTTTGTTGGAAGAAACGTTTAAAAGTTTTGGTGTCAACGCACGTGTCATTTCGGCAAATTTAGGTCCTTCGGTAACTAAGTTTGAAATTCAACCTGCTGTTGGTGTAAAAGTGAGCAAAATTGTGTCTTTATCAGATGATATTGCATTAGCGCTAGCGGCTAAAGATATTCGTATTGAAGCACCAATTCCAGGAAAATCGTATATCGGTATTGAAGTGCCAAATCAATCAACGAGTATGGTATCCTTTAGAGAAATTATTGAAGATAATATTGAGTCAACGTCTAAATTAAATGTGCCACTTGGACGTGATATTTCAGGAAATATTCGAATGGCTGATTTGTCAAAAATGCCACATTTACTAGTTGCTGGAGCAACGGGTAGTGGGAAATCGGTAGCCATTAACGGTATGATTACGAGTATTTTAATGAAAGCAAAACCAAATGAAGTCAAATTGATGATGATTGATCCCAAAAAAGTTGAGTTAAATGTCTATAACGGGATTCCGCATTTATTAACACCTGTTGTAACAAATCCACGTCGTGCTGCACAAGCGTTGCAAAAGGCGGTTGTAGAAATGGAACGTCGCTATGAGTTGTTTGCACAAACGGGGATGCGTAATATTACCGGTTATAATGAACAAGTTGATGAGTATAATTTAACTGCTGATGAGCCAATG
This window encodes:
- a CDS encoding DNA translocase FtsK, which encodes MAKKRKKQQVKWRVEYTTLLVILVSVLAIFSWGFIGQFMTNLFRFVVGGAYIPISVVLIVYCAMLLFRVPLPNAKIYISSFIILMNILILLSLNDFPYETNLLGKTLQNASADLVANQQLRLVGGGLIGALFSALFVFAFSVTGAYFVVVFTSLIALAILYGKPISFYSKKIKQFSRWVKTKHAEQKTQQPKVVKPIKTELSQTSPVVSREEILEVEPESSSFVINGMQMEEFEKQFTVEQEVEPVENEGVEDESDALDTVTFSGPVENEDYQLPPLHLLNDVKAQDQSSEYEIIKKNSRLLEETFKSFGVNARVISANLGPSVTKFEIQPAVGVKVSKIVSLSDDIALALAAKDIRIEAPIPGKSYIGIEVPNQSTSMVSFREIIEDNIESTSKLNVPLGRDISGNIRMADLSKMPHLLVAGATGSGKSVAINGMITSILMKAKPNEVKLMMIDPKKVELNVYNGIPHLLTPVVTNPRRAAQALQKAVVEMERRYELFAQTGMRNITGYNEQVDEYNLTADEPMQKLPYIVVIVDELADLMMVASNEVEAAIIRLAQMARAAGIHMVLATQRPSVDVITGLIKANVPSRMAFAVSSSIDSRTIIDSNGAEKLLGKGDMLFMPMGENKPVRVQGAFLSDQEVERVVEFVKTQQEANYVEEMMPSDDVSQSLGESSDELFDEIVEFLADQEFISVSMLQRKFRIGFNRAARLMEELEEKGIVGPAEGTKPRKVLGANYTQD